One Cervus canadensis isolate Bull #8, Minnesota chromosome 1, ASM1932006v1, whole genome shotgun sequence genomic window carries:
- the RPAIN gene encoding RPA-interacting protein isoform X1: protein MAERPGSRHRLLYKLMGSPPWKEAFRQGCLERMRNSRDRLLNKYRQAGGSMSGGAQNTLLVQEVMEEEWNALRSAESWPQAWAQLEEPMDLAVLEEIQQELIDQEQGIISEYEKSLQFDEECLSVMLAEWEANSLICPVCTKYNLRIASGLVVCQCGLYIPSHSPEVTEQKLRACLEDSVNEHSAHCPHTPEFSVTEGTEEKSSLLMSCLACDTWAVIL from the exons ATGGCAGAGAGGCCGGGGTCTCGGCACCGCTTGCTGTATAAACTGATGGGCTCGCCGCCTTGGAAAGAGGCTTTCAGGCAG GGATGCCTGGAGAGAATGAGAAACAGCCGGGACAGGCTCCTGAACAAATACCGCCAGGCTGGAGGCAGTATGTCAGGAGGCGCTCAGAACACCCTTCTAGTGCAGGAGGTGATGGAAGAAGAGTGGAATGCTTTGCGGTCGGCGGAGAGCTGGCCACAGGCCTGGGCTCAG TTGGAGGAGCCGATGGACCTGGCTGTGCTGGAGGAAATCCAACAGGAGCTGATTGATCAAG AACAGGGCATCATCAGCGAGTACGAGAAGAGCTTGCAGTTTGATGAAGAGTGTCTCAGTGTCATGCTCGCTGAGTGGGAAGCAAACTCCCTCATCTGTCCCGTGTGTACAAA GTACAACCTGAGGATAGCAAGTGGACTGGTCGTGTGTCAGTGTGGCCTGTACATCCCGTCTCAT TCTCCGGAGGTGACAGAGCAAAAGCTTCGCGCCTGTTTAGAAGACAGTGTGAACGAGCACAGTGCACATTGTCCCCACACGCCAGAATTTTCAGTCACTGAGGGGACAGAGGAGAAGTCGAGTCTTCTCATGAGCTGTCTG GCTTGTGATACTTGGGCTGTGATCCTCTAG
- the RPAIN gene encoding RPA-interacting protein isoform X2: MAERPGSRHRLLYKLMGSPPWKEAFRQGCLERMRNSRDRLLNKYRQAGGSMSGGAQNTLLVQELEEPMDLAVLEEIQQELIDQEQGIISEYEKSLQFDEECLSVMLAEWEANSLICPVCTKYNLRIASGLVVCQCGLYIPSHSPEVTEQKLRACLEDSVNEHSAHCPHTPEFSVTEGTEEKSSLLMSCLACDTWAVIL; the protein is encoded by the exons ATGGCAGAGAGGCCGGGGTCTCGGCACCGCTTGCTGTATAAACTGATGGGCTCGCCGCCTTGGAAAGAGGCTTTCAGGCAG GGATGCCTGGAGAGAATGAGAAACAGCCGGGACAGGCTCCTGAACAAATACCGCCAGGCTGGAGGCAGTATGTCAGGAGGCGCTCAGAACACCCTTCTAGTGCAGGAG TTGGAGGAGCCGATGGACCTGGCTGTGCTGGAGGAAATCCAACAGGAGCTGATTGATCAAG AACAGGGCATCATCAGCGAGTACGAGAAGAGCTTGCAGTTTGATGAAGAGTGTCTCAGTGTCATGCTCGCTGAGTGGGAAGCAAACTCCCTCATCTGTCCCGTGTGTACAAA GTACAACCTGAGGATAGCAAGTGGACTGGTCGTGTGTCAGTGTGGCCTGTACATCCCGTCTCAT TCTCCGGAGGTGACAGAGCAAAAGCTTCGCGCCTGTTTAGAAGACAGTGTGAACGAGCACAGTGCACATTGTCCCCACACGCCAGAATTTTCAGTCACTGAGGGGACAGAGGAGAAGTCGAGTCTTCTCATGAGCTGTCTG GCTTGTGATACTTGGGCTGTGATCCTCTAG